DNA sequence from the Salminus brasiliensis chromosome 3, fSalBra1.hap2, whole genome shotgun sequence genome:
TTGATGGCCTGGAGCCATAACCTCCTACGATTTTTGGCAAAGGGGTGTGATCCTCTcggaatattaaacattttccatCCATTTTCTCCGCGGTTGGTGCAGTTTAAAGCGCAACAGCTCCTCGTCATTTCCGCTCTCTTGCCTGCAGGGGCGCTGCAGTCTGTTGCTTCCCTCCACTTCCTGCCCCCTGGCTGCGCGCGCATCTCTTTGATGACGTTGTACAGAGACCCTTAAATAAATCTTACAATAAtaaatcttttttatttttgagtaatttaattaaaaaattttTTTGAGAAAGACTAATTGCTACATCTGTTTAATCTGTTTAATTCTAGATGGTTATATTAGCGCTACCGCGTTGCTAATTGTGGACCAAGTTAAACGAAACAAACTAGTAAAACTAAACAAAgactattttttaaaaactatttttgatttaaataaaataataaagccatataaaaacaactactactagataacacacactgtgaagggggagggggagggcaactcggctggctaaccagtagcatgctagctacatcagcTGGCTAAtgtattgggtcctaaatggaCCGTCTGTAGGATGAcgtcagaggggataggatgtgtcaggACACCGGCCGACTTAAGCCTAAAAAACAACGCCCATGTGATGGGCTGTACATCTTGGTTCTTGGTAGACCATGCTGGCCTTGATTGAACTAATTCGCACcctttgcacccattgctgacacagatgtgcaaatgcacataccgCTGGTCTactccctgttgagaagtatttGCCATGTTCTCTGACCttaataaacatgaatctattggcatcatgctaggcctaatgccagggtgggctagaggggtataaagccccccagcactgagctgtggagcagtggaagaactgtgttctctggagtgatgatggtggtgcgccatccagtacttttgggataggtttgggagttggggatgatgaggtgggttggtgatcatcatcatccaacatcctgacctcactaacactgctgtggctgaatgcaatcaaatcctcacagcaatgctcttccacaatctagtagaaagccttcttccctggacagtcgagacagtcactcaaacaaaagcaggataaactctttttaatagctttgatttcaggaaaaaagacaaatgagcatgaatgagcaggtgtcccaatacttttgtccatagagtgtacaGCTCTCAGCAGTCGTGTGGGCAGTGCTATATCAGGCTATATCATGGCAAAAGTTCAAACCAGGCCAGCGTGTttgtgtctgtctttccatttcATGTGTTCCTTTAAAGACTGCCTGCGTTTTATGTAATCCTAATTTGTAAAACACCGGATTATTTAGAGCACTCTGTGGCCTATTTAGCAGCAATAGATCACACAAGGATTTCAGACTTGCAAAATAACTCCTCAGTATATCATGTAAAGTGGGAAAATTACACCCCTCCATCTATCCAATACACCAACACACCACAGCAGGACTACATTTAAAGATTGGATACACAGGAAGGCTCGTAATAACAACGTAGGGATCCTAACCTCGGTACTGGTGAGGATTTGTCAATGGATATCTGTGGATGTAACACAATTGAATAGCCAGGTTACAGTTTGAACTAAAAAGTTCTTAAAAGAGCTTAAAAAGTTCTGGAAAAAAGTCCTGTGGACAAATGAGACCAAGGTCAACTTGTATCAGAGCGATGGCAACAGCAAAAGGAACTGTGCAGTATCCAAAGCAAACCACCTCGCctgtaaaacatggtggtgggagtgttATGGCCGAGGGCTGTATGGCCTCCACAGGTACTGGCTCATTCATCTTCAGTGATGATGGTAGTAGCAAAACCCAAATTTATAACCCTCAATGAACCTCTCcctatcacttgcaatgctcccagtatggagggtgaggacaagcacatgcctcctcaaatacatgtaaagtcagccaccgcctTTCTTCAAACTGCTGTCAATGCAGCATCGCTAAGCAGTCAATTCCCAGCTGTGCTGGCCTGAAACACAAggggagtgatgaggggagagagagcaccatctacacacccagagagagcatatatatatcatatatctcTGTCATAtataactgtgctctctctggctctggctgctgatggcaaagcagcatgaccctgGATTCTAACCTATGATCCTCTGGCCATAGTTTCAGCGGGCCTTAGGCCACTGAGCCACTGGGAGCCCCAACAAAATGAGTTCTGATCAGCCTGACCACCCTGGTTTAACAGTATAGCCGGtatggtcaggttggtcatgctgataaaCCAGCTGATCCATTAAACTGAAAGGAATACACACACTATGCTTGTCAATGGCAAAGCTGACACCCAAGTTCCCAAGTAAAAAGTGCCATCTACTGGTGCACAACTTTCCTTCTGTAAGCAACTGTACTGTTATTATAATTCTGTAAGCTCttctaaacattaaaaaataatattataaataaaaatattgttattgcAATTATAATGATATTAGTAGTGCTACTGCTCCATCTACTGGTGTATTTTGGTAATTACCTTCTATGAGAAAGTCACTACATTTCGGTTATTAATAGTCCTTATTAAAAgttcaaattagttttaatgattacaaatgatttaattattatatttataattatattattagtgCCATCTACTGTTGTTCTTTCTGTAATCAGCCGTAGTTTATTTgaacacagtattaaataaataaattattttattattgtaaaatAAGGCAGTGATAACACAATTTACatgaataattacaataattaattaataattaataatgaacattaatacgaCCGTTTCAGCGCTCGCGAGGTTGCCgtggaaacacaaaaacacagccaTGGCGGCGAGGTCTGGAGAAGCGCGAGCTCACCTCAGCGGATCTGCCTGGGTTCAGGTTAGCAGCTTCGCTAGCGCCAGCTAGCTAAACGACTTTTCTGAGATTTAGGGGTCAAAACCCCCAAGTACTGTTTAGAAAATGTTTGTAAAGCGTTTATAAAACACTTCAATGCTCTGTGATTGTGTAAATATCGAAAATATCGATATTTTAGAGTGTTTTAGACACACTGTCACTCAGGAGTTCAGCCCTAGAAACcttgccaaatgtttgtggacaccccttctaagcattgagctgtgaagaagaactgtgtgctctggaatgatgtatgGTGCTCTATCCTTAATTTtctgatgaggtggggtggtaaacCTTACTAACGctgttattgctgaatgcaatcaaatcctcacagcaatgctcctgcaaaatctagtagagattacagtcactccaacaaaagcaggatgaactctttataatagccttgattttggaagaaacactaaatgagcaggcgtcccaatacttctgtcctttCTTTCTCGCTCTCAGGAATCCCTGACCACTCCAGCATGGCTCACAGCGGTCAGTCTTTCAGGTATGTGTATCCGCCACATGCATGCAAACCAGATCTGGCTGTCAGCCTACTTTGACTGATTGGATCGCTTGTCCGCAGGTCATCTAAAAACAAGCCCAGTGCCACACAACCATACAACAAAGGATCCCTTGCCAGCAATGGTGGTGAAACCTGCAATGTAAAGGTGTGTCCAGGGGTTACCGAACCTCATTTAACATCCGGGACTTTATTAACGTTCACTGATTGGTGCATTGTTGCTGttattgccatgcagagccggccGGAGCAGAAGGAGGACGTAGATGACTGTCAGAGCTCACTGGACTGGCTGGAGGAGTGCGGTCTGGACAGCTGTGGGCTCAGTCTCTCTCACCTTTTCTCTCACTGTTCCACAACTTCCAGTTCTCCAAGAGGAGATGGGGTATGCGCACAGCTGGAGATCGACTCAGAGACACTTGCTGACTTTGAGATGCAGCTTTACCAGTAAGTGGAGTGTCACAGATCacagttacactatatggacaaaagtattgggacacctgctctttcactgAGCAGGTTTGGGGGTAGCAGATAACGTGCCCATAACGTGCCCAACACTGTTTATGCAGGGCGACTGACCTGTACCACAGCAGAATACGGTGGCTCAGTCAAGGCAGCAGGAAGGTAAATATTCTCTCCATAGACCAGCAGGTCGTCATTCCCACTGGAGGTTCTCACGTCAGTTTAGATCAGGGGTAGAGCAGATGTTAGAGTTAGATGTTTGTCCCTAGGCTTTGTTTACTGTGATCGTTTTTGTCCCAAGCTGTGTTGGTTCTGTCTGTTAGATGTTCGGGACGGTGAAAGGATCCAGACTTGGAGTCCTTGTCGACACGTCTGATGAAAACTGCTCTGAGGAGAGGCTGGAGGATCTACAGCACAACCTCCTGGTGTGGAAATTCTTTCAGATTGACATATTGTCACCTTTTATGATTATTGCTGGTGATTTTATGGCTTGTGGTCTTCTTCTCAAGCGTCTCATAGAGGAGCAGTTTAGTATGAAGAAGGTTCTGCACTTGATGTCCTTTGGCACGGAGCTTAGCAGCTTGTGGACCGGACCGAGAGACGTCACTCCACTGAGGTGAGTCTGGTTTCAGTTGAATTCCTCACTGTGGAAACATGTTGAGAATCAATAAGACCCGTAAGACCGAATAAAGGTATACAGGGGATCAGTCGTCCTGCACGATTTTCTGTGCTGTCCCAGGTTGCAGGAGGCTCAGCagtgggttctgcagctgaggCCGAGTGGAGGCTGTAATCTCCTACATGCTTTAAAGAGAGCCTGGAGCCAGGCACAGCTCGACTCCCTGCTCATCATTCTCGGCTCCTGGTGAGAGAACATGACCTAGTGATCTCCATTGCATTCACATTCATGTACAGGTGGAGTAAACGCACCAAACTGGGTGGAGTACTGACCAGGAAGCAATGCTGCTTGATTTTTCTCCAGCCCTGACCAGGATCCACATAATATACTTAGCTACATGGCCCAGGAAGTGCAGGACAAGGTGCCTTCTGTCCATGTTGTGGCCTACAACACCTGCAGTCCAGTTGTCATTGTAAGTATACACTGTTCAACAGGTCGGTACGTGAAAATCAACCCACACTTGCCTTAAGCTGCTTTAAGAGACTCTAAAATAGACTAGCTTATGTGTTTTTTGACACACTTTCAAGGATATAACAGGTAAACAGTAGTAAGAGCCATCTCAAAGCTTGTGTTGGCCCATTTTTATAGTCTCACACATTGCCTGAGACCACATTAGAACTTGAATCTGTCTTGGGGCAAATGTGTGATTAAGGCAGTTTACACAGCTCTAACTGCAGGGTATAAGCTCCCATGCAACAGAAATTGTGATATATTGATAAATACTATGTAATTATATTGGAGAATAAATGGATTGTGcacatacacagatcagccataacaataacacCACTGTTACAGTTCTGTAAtgccagactgtatccatctgtttctctgcatactctgttattagcctcctttcaccctgttcctgtggaccccacaggactgaccaccacagagcagatttagtatttgggtggtgggtcattctcagcactgaccCTGACACTGACGGTGATGGTGGGGTggagtgtggtagtgtgtgttgtgctggtggtacgagtggactGGAGGTTGGTTGTATTTATACAGGAGATTGTCAAAAACATCGCTGAAGTCACAGAGGGGAGATATCACCTGTTTTCTGCTGTACTGGTAACGTGAACGTCACTTACTATATGTcctgtgatttgatttgatacaaATTGTAAAGCGTTTGGATATCGTAGCGTGTGTTTTTGCTTCCGCTAGGGTGTGGTGGACAGCAGTAGTGACTTGGAGCCTCTGTGGAATGAGATCAAATCTGCTAGAGATGTTCTTCATCACATTCAGAGCATAAGAGATATGACTGCCTCTGCGCTGTCTGAGGTAATGCTGAGTCGGAAAGAAATGCCCACACTACAACAGCTTAAAATGTTCCTTAATGGCGCCAGTTCTGTGCTTGTCACTGTTGTAACGAATGTGATTCAGTCATGAATGATTTGATAACTGAAGCTGAATCACACAAAGCATagagcaggatttctcagttagcAGGATAACTTGGACCTGTCCAATAGGAGAAGGCCAAAAGGCCAAAGAGGCGTAGCTTTTGGTAATAAGAGCAGAGCAGATTTCATACATATGTATGCGTCACATATGGAGACATCTAGAAATATTCTACTTGACAATTTCACACAGATTTTAACTCCCTACACTTTGCTACCTCTGCAGATCTCCACAGATTTAGACAGTCTGTCCTTGTCTGATTTGAAGTCGGATCCAGACGATGGCAGTGCTGCTCTGTGCATCCAACCCCCGGCTCCCCTGCCTATCACCTCCGCTGAGTGGCTGAAATCCAACGGCCTGAAAGGTGCTTGTGTTGATGACTGTAGTTTAGGACATGTTGACGCTTGGCTAAAGTACTgagacaaaacaacacaaattgTGGCACTGACAAACTGACcgtatacagtactgtgcaaatgcaccTGTAAAAAGTGATAAACTGGGCAGAAAGAtagaattaatacaaataaaattacTCCAGaaagtgatggtggtggttctccatcactatgttcattagaacatttcgaaagttctcctctctcatggagtctagtattatttagagttctcctcagatcaacacctggtttggtggtaaatcagggcttaatgatggtaattcaggtgagctgctgctgctgctgctgctgctgctgatggagctgaactcatcctccacgctgtgctggctggactggggggcgtccaggagaaccctggaggttCTCTAGAACATTTagactagctcacagacaagatctcactactttctttcttcagaatgagaagctcttgtttctcctttttactggatttatgttcacctgcagaTCCAGCAGATCCAGGATGTTCTGTAGGCACTGATATTTACTATAACATCCTTCAGAACTGCCCGATCCATAGGACACAAGTGTGGACCCCTTACAAGTCCAGTTCTTGTTAGTTTACTGTGAAAATGGCTGTTGATGTACGAGAGTCTTACACTGACAGCTTTCCATACTTTCCTGTCTACAGCCAAGAAGCTCAGCCTGTACCAGGTCCTGGCTCCTAATGTTTACTCCCCAAAAGAGGGCTTTGTTCCCATCTTGAGAAAGACTGTCCACTCAACAGTGCATGAGGTAAGTTCACATTACagcatttcttctttttctttacttACTGGGCTTAAAGACCTACtaaatgtccacatgtttgtggacacctcttctaatgaatgcattcagctactgaaagttgcacccattgctaaaacAGAAGTGCAATGCATACATacgcacagcttgtccagtcgctgtagagaagtactgccaattgccccagcattgagctatagagcagtgaaactgtatcGTCTGGATGACTCGGGGATGAGGTGCGGTGGTTATCGTCCAACATCTTAACTTCACTAATActcatgttgctgaatgcagtcaaatcctcacagcaatgctccaaaatccagtagtaAGCCTTcttttttggacagtagagacagttactccatcaagAGCAGGAGAAAGTCTTTTTATTACCctttgtttataaaaaaaaaaacaataaataagcaggtgtcccaatacttttgtcaatgtagtgaATAATTAGGACTTTCAGATTAACAGTGTCTGAACCTATATAAAAATGTAGCTCAATAAATGCTAATCTTTGCAGAAAGCCATGGTCCAGTTCGAGTGGCATGATGGAACAGTAAAGAACGTACATGTTGACCTGTGCTTGCTGCGGAATTACCAGGTGCACCAATGACCAAGCAGTTTATTTTCATCCAGCGCAGATTTGCATTATTACAGTGTGTCCAGTTGTTCCTCTGGacattttttcttgtcttcctatCCTCTTACAGAAGCGGCTGCTGGAGGCTGAGCATGTGTTGGAGGATAGGGCAGCGTGGTTGAGCAGTACTGGCAGCAGGCAGATTTGgggagcagtgtgtgagcaACAGTAAGACTCttgctttttatatttttaaatatttttttatatgcttttcatatatatatttttatatatatatcactgatTAATCAGTTACACTAACACTGAGACTACTATATAGAGCTGCCCAGGAAGGTAGAGAAAATCCAACAGGTGTGTGCTGTTAAAAGACCCCAGTACTGTGACCGTATGGGTTGATGCAACAGTTGCTTCCATCCACACAAATTGATTGAATGAACATTATTGATTGCCCtaaaaatccagcagaaccaaaacagaactGGAAAAGGGTTCAGTGATttcaaaacctcaaaactgttacaAACCCAGTCTTGACTGGCTTTATTTACACACCCAAAATGTGCATAAACACCACCCACTAGCCAaaaagccctagtcaaagctcGACGGCGACCACAGGAGAATATGttgttgttgatactagagagcagctcatcacctccagactctgctagtcaTGGGGATAAGGGTTGCAATgggaaccaggcctcatgactaCGGCTCTACCTGTGTCAGTGTCCTCAGAAGAGGAGCTCAAACCTGACACGCATTAAAGTGAAAgcagctaatgctagctgacaCTAactttaccatctcttctctccatcgttTGCTCTCTGGActtcctcagctgaaccaaTCTGGAGCTAAACATACATCAGAAAGGATTGGctaatttcttctttttttttttaccagtaagaCCAGTAAGATGAAAGCCGAACTTGGGGAGGCTAAACgctaaccggctacaatctcttgcttgctattctctctctctctctctctctgttgtcttGTGTAGAGTCCAGGTTCTCCTGGACATGTCTGAGATGAACAGTCATTCCCAGCTGCACATCCGGCACGCTGTCCGTCTACTGCTGCAGGAGCAACtgcccaacacacacagctttaacGTCACAGCGTAGGCCTCAACCTCTTGATTCCTCACTCTgtagccaaaagtttgtagacacctgctcatccagtgtCCCTTTAGGAATcaagcagattaaaaaaaatgaaaaacagactCTGCTCTTAGTGGAAAGTCATttttctgtgaggatttcattgcattcagccgcAAGAGCATGTTTGATGTGGGGATTTAGAACCATCTAGCTGATGCTTGGACATAATGACCTCCATAGAGTGCAGTTCCTCCATAGAATCCCATTCTATTGACAGCAGCAGGTGTAGCTAGACTCACTAaaacaaggggtgtccacaaatatgtggactCTTTATTTAGTGTACAGTATGATGACAGTTATTGTTTCTGCTTTACTGCTTCACAGTTTTGGATCAGACATAAAACCATGGAGGGAGCAAATGGCCCCCCCAACCCGTGAAAACCTTCAGGATGTCTGGCAGTAAGTACTACTAGCGCTGTATTTCCCTCAGCCTTAGAATGACCTTACTTAACCCTGAAACCCCAGGCTTATTAGTCGCATAAGCTTAAGAATCACATTATACACAATTATTATTCTGTAATTACAAACAATTAATAGGTCATTACTATGAATCTAATAGTGTTGATCCACAGCTGAAGGTTTAATGATGCTTCTTACACTCATTATAagctctgtatgtgtgtttgtgtgcgtctccctctttc
Encoded proteins:
- the vwa3a gene encoding von Willebrand factor A domain-containing protein 3A isoform X2, encoding MAHSGQSFRSSKNKPSATQPYNKGSLASNGGETCNVKSRPEQKEDVDDCQSSLDWLEECGLDSCGLSLSHLFSHCSTTSSSPRGDGVCAQLEIDSETLADFEMQLYQATDLYHSRIRWLSQGSRKMFGTVKGSRLGVLVDTSDENCSEERLEDLQHNLLRLIEEQFSMKKVLHLMSFGTELSSLWTGPRDVTPLRLQEAQQWVLQLRPSGGCNLLHALKRAWSQAQLDSLLIILGSCPDQDPHNILSYMAQEVQDKVPSVHVVAYNTCSPVVIEIVKNIAEVTEGRYHLFSAVLGVVDSSSDLEPLWNEIKSARDVLHHIQSIRDMTASALSEISTDLDSLSLSDLKSDPDDGSAALCIQPPAPLPITSAEWLKSNGLKAKKLSLYQVLAPNVYSPKEGFVPILRKTVHSTVHEKAMVQFEWHDGTVKNVHVDLCLLRNYQKRLLEAEHVLEDRAAWLSSTGSRQIWGAVCEQQVQVLLDMSEMNSHSQLHIRHAVRLLLQEQLPNTHSFNVTAFGSDIKPWREQMAPPTRENLQDVWQWIQGLECEGGRNMLAAIQHAAQADSNSDSSLTRGVYLFTTGMPDQDPAAVSAYVSEICSSPGLRIHVSLFARESEPAWHPTTRYVTWAETAQVLRDLAHAGNGRFQWITDTGIVESDDVIALIGEMETAANYWQKCCELVDSLVQRSSNKTDAEEAQSQECCSPALCSEAWPQGHNKLPPPRPTRLSLGRTESKEGKRSPTWRPSSGKAVIPPAHPVDSWKSARPVNSAKQRKTKISHSVFYLEDGNLGAVFKTYLKPKCVQKYTSTTVKLPKQEDLCSTKQWLKLFGIRSLKLDLHKLVSGPECTHRKRLVRTVHKSVSAKYCAIFPSVQLNGSVRHLLVSPGKLKQYLIQTEKVLQRYAQRMQWLLSGSRRVFGCVLEMAVCVVLDVSGSMAPCLPELQKELASLVWDQLHANSVRFSMVAFAGEVRVWQAELVEASEERCKEAVEWLGHLSTHGGTSSLQALQHSQEVSEEPGP